The proteins below are encoded in one region of Labeo rohita strain BAU-BD-2019 chromosome 15, IGBB_LRoh.1.0, whole genome shotgun sequence:
- the sars2 gene encoding serine--tRNA ligase, mitochondrial: MASPVRAAARVCSFYLFTSSRHNVSSAFRWSCRLCSSRPVRSSLYEHVLEGYSHKPKLDMQRVCEETDTVKAEVENRKGDLRAADVEFIISVWKKLQKVQKEISDLETRKNVISAKVRALVDEHEKSTLASLEEYTSAREEGRAIREKLSQLYVHEGELEKEHYCRALRLPNRTHPSVPIGDESQARVVELVGEKQEFNFKPKGHLQIGESLDIIRQRRLAHVSGHRSYYLRGAGARLQFALQNYTMDLLQKRGFIPLVVPDMLKSVVFEGCGMQPNAHKSQVYSLDPSRFPDLNLAGTGEVGVAGYFMDHAVNLKDLPVRTVCSSTCYRAETDTGRETWGLYRVHHFNKVEMFGVTSNETGEESSQLLDEFVMLQKEIFSSLKLHYRVLDMPTQELGPPAFRKYDIEAWMPGRGSYGEISSASNCTDYQSRRLNILYEGNDGNLKYAHTVNATACAVPRTVIAILETHQTKEGTVLVPEVLQHYLGLKVIEKPEYTPIKYIGPNQPKRHSSK, encoded by the exons ATGGCGTCCCCTGTAAGGGCAGCTGCACGGGTTTGCTCTTTTTATCTATTTACTTCCTCAAGACACAATGTCAGCAGTGCATTTAGATGGTCCTGTCGTCTTTGCTCCTCCCGACCGGTCAGGAGCAGTCTGTATGAACATGTACTGGAAGGTTACAGTCACAAACCTAAACTTGACATGCAGCGTGTGTGCGAGGAGACGGACACGGTGAAGGCAGAGGTGGAAAATCGGAAAGGAGATCTGCGGGCAGCCGATGTTGAATTTATT ATCTCAGTCTGGAAGAAACTACAGAAGGTGCAAAAAGAAATATCAGATTTGGAGACGAGAAAGAATGTAATCAGTGCCAAAGTCCGCGCTCTTGTG gaTGAACATGAAAAATCTACTTTGGCTAGT CTTGAGGAGTACACGAGTGCTAGAGAAGAGGGTAGAGCAATCAGAGAGAAACTTAGTCAGTTGTATGTGCACGAGGGTGAGCTGGAGAAGGAACATTACTGCCGTGCCCTAAGATTGCCCAACAGAACACATCCAAGTGTG CCCATCGGAGATGAGAGCCAGGCAAGAGTGGTTGAATTGGTTGGTGAGAAACAAg aatttaattttaaaccaaAAGGCCACCTGCAAATTGGAGAGAGTCTTGACATCATAAGACAAAG ACGGCTTGCCCATGTGTCAGGGCACAGATCGTACTATTTGCGAGGTGCAGGGGCCAGACTTCAGTTTGCCTTGCAAAATTATACTATGGATCTTCTTCAGAAACGG gGATTCATACCCCTAGTTGTTCCTGACATGTTAAAATCAGTGGTTTTT gAGGGTTGCGGGATGCAGCCTAATGCTCATAAATCACAGGTGTATTCTCTGGACCCTTCACGCTTTCCTGACCTTAATCTTGCTGGTACTGGGGAAGTAGGAGTGGCAG GCTATTTCATGGATCATGCTGTAAATTTGAAGGATTTGCCTGTcag GACAGTCTGTAGTAGCACGTGCTATCGAGCAGAAACAGATACTGGCAGAGAGACCTGGGGTCTCTACAGAGTTCACCATTTTAACAAG GTTGAAATGTTCGGTGTGACTTCGAATGAGACAGGGGAGGAGAGTTCCCAATTGTTGGATGAATTTGTCATGTTACAGAAGGAGATTTTCTCTTCCCTGAAACTTCATTACAG AGTCTTGGATATGCCCACTCAAGAATTAGGGCCCCCTGCCTTCCGAAAATATGATATTGAGGCATGGATGCCAGGACGTGGCAGCTATGGAGAG ATTTCCAGTGCCTCAAACTGCACTGATTACCAGAGCCGCCGGCTTAACATTCTTTATGAGGGAAATGATGGAAACCTTAAGTATGCGCATACG GTTAATGCTACAGCTTGTGCTGTTCCACGTACTGTCATTGCAATTTTGGAGACACACCAAACCAAG GAAGGGACGGTTCTGGTTCCTGAAGTTTTGCAGCACTACCTCGGCCTGAAAGTGATCGAAAAACCTGAATACACTCCTATTAAATATATAGGACCAAACCAACCCAAGCGTCATTCCTCAAAATAA